The Polynucleobacter sp. MWH-UH2A DNA segment GGTAGATCTCATACTCAATCTGATGATGCATATTGCGTAAAGAACTAGCTGGTAAGTGGTCAACGGCAATACCAGTTTCTTCAAATACCTCTCGCGCTGCTGCTAAGGCTAAATTCTCATCTGGTGAATCTAGGCTGCCGGTGACAGACTGCCAGAAGCCATGGCGATCAGCGCGCTCTATCAATAAAACATCCCTATTCGATTTGTAGATAACAACTAAAACCGAAATAGGGATTTTCAAGATAGATACTGCTAACTAATCTAAGTACTTTTATGCGGCTGGTGCTGCCTGACGCAAACGAATGTGCAGCTCACGCAACTGACGCTCATCTACTGGGCTTGGTGCCTGAGTTAATAAGCATTGCGCACGCTGAGTCTTAGGGAATGCAATCACGTCACGAATTGACTCAGCACCCGTCATCATTGTCACGATACGATCTAAACCAAATGCGATACCGCCATGAGGAGGGGCGCCATATTGCAGGGCGTCCAATAAGAAACCAAACTTTGCCTGCGCTTCTTCAGCACCAATCTTCAGAGCGCGGAATACTTGGCTCTGAACTGCTTCTTGGTGAATACGCACAGAACCACCACCAATTTCACTACCGTTCAGAACCATGTCATACGCTTTAGCCAAACACTTACCGGGATCTGCTTCTAGATACTGCATGTGTTCATCTTTAGGGCTGGTGAACGGATGGTGACAGGCAACCCAACGGGCTTCACCCTCGTCATAGTCAAACATCGGGAAATCTACAACCCACAATGGTTTCCAACCCTCAGTAAAGAGACCATGTTCTTTACCCCAAGCAGAATGGCCAATACGTAAACGTAAGTTACCGATGGCATCGTTCACAACTTTTTCTTTATCGGCACCAAAGAAAATAATGTCACCATCTTTTGCGCCAGTGCGCTTCAAAATGCCTTCAATTGCTGCGTCATGCAAATTCTTGACGATCGGGGATTGCAAACCATTACGACCCTCTGCAACAGAGTTCACCTTAATCCATGCCAAACCTTTGGCGCCATAGATGCTGACAAATTGCGTGTAATCGTCGATTTCACTACGGCTAATTTCAGCGCCACCAGGAACGCACAAACCAACCACACGCCCACCAGCCTGATTAGCAGCGCCAGAGAATACTTTGAAATCAACGTCCTTCATCAAATCCGTTAACTCAGTGAACTCAAAGTTCACACGAAGATCTGGCTTATCTGAGCCAAAACGCGCCATGCCTTCTGAATACGGCATCGTTGGGAATGGGCTTGGTAATTCAACATTCAAAGTCTTCTTGAAAATATGACGAATCATGTTTTCAAATAAATCCCGAATTTCTAATTCGCTTAAGAAAGCGGTCTCACAGTCGATCTGAGTAAATTCAGGTTGACGATCGGCACGCAAATCCTCATCGCGAAAACATTTCGTAATTTGGTAGTAACGATCAAAACCCGCCACCATCAAGAGCTGCTTAAACAATTGAGGCGACTGCGGTAAGGCAAAGAATTGACCGTCATGCACCCGTGATGGGACTAAGTAATCGCGTGCACCCTCAGGCGTGCTCTTAGTCAACATCGGGGTTTCGATATCAATAAAGCCCATGTCATCTAAATAACGACGGCACTCCATTGCAACGTTGTAACGCAAACGCAAATTCTTTTGCATTTGGGGACGACGCAAGTCCAATACACGATGTGTCAAGCGCGTGGTTTCAGATAAGTTCTCATCATCAATCTGAAACGGTGGAGTCACTGAAGCATTCAGAATCACCAAACTATGACAGAGCACTTCAACCTTACCTGTCGCCAAATCATTATTTTCAGTACCTGCAGGACGCGCACGTACAAGCCCTTTAATCTGAATACAGAACTCATTACGCACTTGTTCTGCGAGCGCAAACATCTCAGGACGATCTGGGTCACAAACCACTTGCACAAATGCTTCGCGGTCACGCAAGTCAATAAAGATCACGCCCCCATGGTCACGACGACGATTGACCCAACCAGAGAGGGTGACCTCTTGACCAATCAGTGCATCGGTTATTTGACCGCAATTATGGCTACGCATTGACATAACAATTTCCTATAAATCAAAAATGGTGTGGCAACTCTGGAGAAGTTAATCCACTGGAATTATTTGGGGGGACAGAACCCATTGAAACAATATGCTTCAATGCTTCCTCTACGCTCATCTCTAGTTCGATCGTTTGTGCACGTGGCACGATCATGAAAAATCCAGAGGTTGGGTTGGGTGTAGTTGGCAAAAATACGTTCACGTATCCATCGCCTAACTTACTTGCAACCTCTTTAGCAGGGGTGCCTGTTTGAAACGCAATCACCCAAGAGTCGGCATGTGGGTAACGAATTAATAGAGCCTTACTAAAAGCCTGACCGCTACCAGAAAATAATGTGGAGGACACCTGCTGTACGCTTGAATAAATTGAACGTACAACCGGAATACGATTCACAAATTTATCCCAAACCTTAATCCACCACTGTCCAGCAAAACTGATTGCGAGAACGCCGGTCAAGACAATCACCGCAACCACAATCAAAATACCTACACCCGGTAGCTCACGAAAATGTTGTAGATCAGCAGCGAACTGATGAGGGAAGACGGCAATGATGGCTTGCATAACAGAGCCAAAAACACCGTCAAGCAAACCCAAGCCCCATGTAATCACCCAAATGGTGACCGCCATGGGAGCCCATACAAGAATGCCAGCGATAAAGTATTTTTTCATGTGTTTTGCCTAACCCGCTATTTTAGCGGGTTAGAGCCCAATGAGGGGGAGGCTAGTAAATGCCTAGGGTAATGATCAATATTCCAGCCAAAAAACCGCCGGCAAATAGCAAGAAGCCTGCTAATAGGCGATGTGTACGCCTTTCTTGCAATAAAAGCGCCTTTAGAACCTCTAATTCAGCGTTTTGGTCTTTTACTGGGGATCTGCTTTGAGCCAAACTATCTGCAATCAAACGGGGTAATGATGGCAAGATTTTGGCCCAGGTAGGCGCCTCTTGTTTTAAGCCATCAATCAATCCACGCCAACCCAATTGCTTGCTCACCCATTTTTCTAAGATCGGCTTAGCGGTCTTCCATAGATCCAAGTCAGGATCTAGTTGACGAGCAAGGCCTTCAACATTTAGCAGGGTCTTTTGTAACAAGGTTAATTGCGGCTGAATCTCTACCTTGAAACGACGCGAGGTCTGGAACAAACGCATCAACACAATACCCAATGAAATTTCTTTGAGAGGTCGATCAAAATAGGGTTCGCATACGGAACGCACTGCACCCTCTAACTCTTCAACGCGCGTATTGGCGGGCACCCAGCCTGATTCAATATGCAACTCAGCCACTCTACGGTAATCCCGATTGAAAAATGCCAAGAAGTTCAGGGCTAAGTAATTTTTATCTGATTCACTTAAGGCACCAACAATTCCAAAATCCAAAGAGATAAAACGACCGAATGTCTCCGGCTGGAGACTAATCATGATGTTTCCGGGATGCATGTCAGCATGGAAAAAACCATACTCAAATACTTGCGTAAAAAAGATTTCCACGCCATCCGCAGCCAATTTTTTAAAGTCAACACCCGCAGCACGCAACTCCGCAGTTCGTCCAATAGAAATGCCATCCATTTTTTCCATCACGATGACATTGGTATGACATAAATCCCAGTACATTTCTGGAATCATGAGCTTAGTGGAATCAGCAAAGTATCGACGTAGCTGGCTAGCGTTAGCTGCTTCACGCATGAGGTCTAACTCATCATGCAAATAGGTATCAAACTCTGCAACGTTCTCACGAGGCTTTAGACGGCGACCATCCTCAGAACTCTTTTCGATAATCTTTGCCAAGTCATACATCAAGGCAAGGTCACCCTCGATCACAGGCAAAATTCCAGGACGCAACACTTTCACCGCAACAGGTCGACCCTGCCACTCAGGGTGTTTTTCTGTTCCTCTTAGAACACCTAAATGTACTTGAGCGACAGATGCGCTGGCCACTGGGGAAGCATCAAAACTAATGAAGGTTTCATTAATTGATTGTCCTAATGCCGTCTCAATTAAGTGTTGAGATTCTGCGTTAGAAAATGGCGGCACCTGATCTTGTAGCTTTGCCAACTCATTGGCAATATCTTCTGGCAACAAATCACGACGAGTAGACAGTACCTGGCCAAACTTCACAAAAATTGGGCCTAGCGCCTCAAGCGTTAGGCGAATGCGCTCACCTCTCGGCAACTTTGTTCCTGGAGAGGTCCAACAAACCACTGTTAAACAACTACGTCCAATACCTGGCTTTAGTACATCACGTAGCAATGGCAATAAACCATAACGCCATGCGGTAAAGAAAATAAATGAGAGACGAGCAATTCGGCGCACGATCTATCTTCCTTTTTGCTCAAGAAACTGAATGCGCTTTTCCAAGCGATCAACGGAATCACGCAAATCACTTAACCCCGATTTATGAACTATAAAGTCACGCTTATTCAACAGTACTTTTCTTTCTTCGCTGACATATTCCACGAGATTGTCCAGCAAATCACCCGTCGCTGATCTAGTGGCCGATACAAACTTCTTTCCCTTGCGAACGGCAAAATGAGCCGGAGCATCACCCAAGAAGCGTGCCAAATCTTCTTCATACTCCCAGCGGAGTTGACCAGCCAATCGTCCAATTAACTGGGCTAAATCCGCATCACCAGTAATTTTCACTGCTTTAAATGCTTGTTCCTTTAAATTCCCAGAACCGCCAACTAAATCGCCAAGAGCTTTGGCGGACACCTCTAAAGCTAAGTCTGGATTTTCAAGCTCTTTCAAAACTTCAAGACGTCCTGCACTCCCAATACAGAAAGCAAGCCGCCCAA contains these protein-coding regions:
- the nudB gene encoding dihydroneopterin triphosphate diphosphatase, with protein sequence MKIPISVLVVIYKSNRDVLLIERADRHGFWQSVTGSLDSPDENLALAAAREVFEETGIAVDHLPASSLRNMHHQIEYEIYPEWRFRYAPGVTRNTEHWFSLEVPERIQIQLAPREHVAYEWLPFEEAAKKCFSRSNGEAIMRLFSANHSRTE
- the aspS gene encoding aspartate--tRNA ligase, coding for MSMRSHNCGQITDALIGQEVTLSGWVNRRRDHGGVIFIDLRDREAFVQVVCDPDRPEMFALAEQVRNEFCIQIKGLVRARPAGTENNDLATGKVEVLCHSLVILNASVTPPFQIDDENLSETTRLTHRVLDLRRPQMQKNLRLRYNVAMECRRYLDDMGFIDIETPMLTKSTPEGARDYLVPSRVHDGQFFALPQSPQLFKQLLMVAGFDRYYQITKCFRDEDLRADRQPEFTQIDCETAFLSELEIRDLFENMIRHIFKKTLNVELPSPFPTMPYSEGMARFGSDKPDLRVNFEFTELTDLMKDVDFKVFSGAANQAGGRVVGLCVPGGAEISRSEIDDYTQFVSIYGAKGLAWIKVNSVAEGRNGLQSPIVKNLHDAAIEGILKRTGAKDGDIIFFGADKEKVVNDAIGNLRLRIGHSAWGKEHGLFTEGWKPLWVVDFPMFDYDEGEARWVACHHPFTSPKDEHMQYLEADPGKCLAKAYDMVLNGSEIGGGSVRIHQEAVQSQVFRALKIGAEEAQAKFGFLLDALQYGAPPHGGIAFGLDRIVTMMTGAESIRDVIAFPKTQRAQCLLTQAPSPVDERQLRELHIRLRQAAPAA
- a CDS encoding DUF502 domain-containing protein, with translation MKKYFIAGILVWAPMAVTIWVITWGLGLLDGVFGSVMQAIIAVFPHQFAADLQHFRELPGVGILIVVAVIVLTGVLAISFAGQWWIKVWDKFVNRIPVVRSIYSSVQQVSSTLFSGSGQAFSKALLIRYPHADSWVIAFQTGTPAKEVASKLGDGYVNVFLPTTPNPTSGFFMIVPRAQTIELEMSVEEALKHIVSMGSVPPNNSSGLTSPELPHHF
- the ubiB gene encoding ubiquinone biosynthesis regulatory protein kinase UbiB → MRRIARLSFIFFTAWRYGLLPLLRDVLKPGIGRSCLTVVCWTSPGTKLPRGERIRLTLEALGPIFVKFGQVLSTRRDLLPEDIANELAKLQDQVPPFSNAESQHLIETALGQSINETFISFDASPVASASVAQVHLGVLRGTEKHPEWQGRPVAVKVLRPGILPVIEGDLALMYDLAKIIEKSSEDGRRLKPRENVAEFDTYLHDELDLMREAANASQLRRYFADSTKLMIPEMYWDLCHTNVIVMEKMDGISIGRTAELRAAGVDFKKLAADGVEIFFTQVFEYGFFHADMHPGNIMISLQPETFGRFISLDFGIVGALSESDKNYLALNFLAFFNRDYRRVAELHIESGWVPANTRVEELEGAVRSVCEPYFDRPLKEISLGIVLMRLFQTSRRFKVEIQPQLTLLQKTLLNVEGLARQLDPDLDLWKTAKPILEKWVSKQLGWRGLIDGLKQEAPTWAKILPSLPRLIADSLAQSRSPVKDQNAELEVLKALLLQERRTHRLLAGFLLFAGGFLAGILIITLGIY
- a CDS encoding SCP2 domain-containing protein → MNTLSSSTHTIAASAACRGINHVLESEPWACTELAKHAGKTISLELPFGRLAFCIGSAGRLEVLKELENPDLALEVSAKALGDLVGGSGNLKEQAFKAVKITGDADLAQLIGRLAGQLRWEYEEDLARFLGDAPAHFAVRKGKKFVSATRSATGDLLDNLVEYVSEERKVLLNKRDFIVHKSGLSDLRDSVDRLEKRIQFLEQKGR